A genomic region of Enterococcus sp. 12C11_DIV0727 contains the following coding sequences:
- the nirB gene encoding nitrite reductase large subunit NirB: MKEKLVLIGNGMAGVRTIEEILDRDPNRYQITIIGEEKYPNYNRIMLSNVLQKKMTVSEIITNPLEWYEENQIELINHDPAVKMDPNNKTISTSSGKEISYDKCILATGSRAFILPVEGAHLPGVVGFRTIDDTENMLEAAQKYQRAVVIGGGLLGLEAAKGLLDQGMDVTVVHLEKWLMETQLDEKAGRMLQADLEKQGLKFLMEKATQKILGETRVTGLAFSDGTTIETDIVVMSIGIRSETTLARTTTIEVNRGIVVDDFMKTNVPDVFAVGECAEHNGNVYGLVAPLFEQGKVLADVLTDKETKPYQGSTTFTSLKVSGCDLYSAGNIRETEGINSIEAFDGINYTYKKIFVRENQVVGVVLYGDTSEGNRYYNILRKNESIEEYTPVSLLHMVGEEASTDVSEWPDDEVICGCNGIDKGTIMTAINEKDLTSVADVTKHTKAGGSCGKCKSVIGDVLAYALGGEVVSAPTGICACTDLTRDQIVTQIYAKKLTSSTEVYRELNFSNPEGCPKCRPAINFYLNVAWPKEHEDEKESRYVNERLYANIQNDGTFSVIPRMRGGKTNPQQLLLIAKVAEKYDVPMVKVTGSQRIGLYGVKKDDLPKIWAELEMKSAGAYAKAVRSVKTCVGANFCRFGTQDSMGLGIKLEQRYEFIDTPHKFKMGVSACPRSCVESGVKDFGIIGVDNGFQIYVGGNGGTEVKEAVLLTTVETEQEVIDICGAMLQYYRETGIYAERTAPWIERMGFELVKDVLLDPEKRQELLAALDTAVTGRRGNPWDEVVEDAQTRQELYTVGRV; encoded by the coding sequence ATGAAAGAAAAGCTTGTCTTAATTGGAAATGGAATGGCTGGTGTCCGAACGATCGAAGAAATCTTAGACCGTGACCCTAATCGCTATCAAATCACGATCATCGGAGAAGAAAAATACCCAAACTATAATCGAATCATGTTAAGTAACGTCTTACAAAAGAAAATGACTGTTTCAGAGATTATTACCAATCCACTGGAATGGTATGAAGAAAACCAAATAGAACTGATCAATCACGATCCAGCAGTTAAAATGGATCCAAATAATAAAACAATCAGTACAAGTTCAGGCAAAGAAATTTCTTATGATAAATGCATACTAGCCACAGGTTCAAGAGCATTTATCTTACCTGTTGAAGGCGCGCATTTACCCGGTGTTGTTGGCTTTAGAACAATTGATGATACTGAAAATATGCTTGAGGCTGCTCAAAAATATCAACGAGCAGTTGTGATTGGCGGCGGGTTACTTGGTTTAGAGGCGGCCAAAGGATTACTAGATCAAGGAATGGATGTTACGGTTGTCCACTTGGAAAAATGGCTGATGGAAACGCAATTAGACGAAAAAGCAGGGAGAATGCTCCAGGCTGATTTAGAAAAACAAGGATTAAAATTTCTAATGGAAAAAGCGACACAAAAAATTCTTGGCGAGACTCGGGTTACAGGTTTAGCTTTTAGTGATGGAACGACGATTGAAACAGACATAGTCGTAATGTCGATCGGGATTCGTTCAGAAACGACCTTAGCAAGAACCACCACTATCGAAGTGAACCGTGGCATTGTTGTGGATGACTTTATGAAAACGAATGTCCCAGATGTTTTTGCTGTTGGAGAATGTGCGGAGCATAATGGCAATGTTTATGGTTTAGTTGCGCCCTTATTTGAACAAGGAAAAGTGTTGGCAGATGTATTAACCGACAAAGAAACGAAACCTTATCAAGGCAGTACGACATTTACTTCGTTAAAAGTATCTGGCTGTGATCTATATTCTGCAGGGAATATCAGAGAAACAGAAGGAATCAACAGTATCGAAGCATTTGACGGCATCAATTATACGTATAAAAAGATATTTGTTAGAGAGAATCAAGTTGTTGGTGTGGTTCTTTATGGAGATACCAGTGAAGGTAATCGCTATTATAATATTTTGAGGAAAAATGAAAGTATTGAAGAATATACGCCTGTTTCTCTTTTGCATATGGTGGGTGAAGAAGCCAGTACAGATGTCAGTGAATGGCCGGATGATGAAGTAATTTGCGGTTGTAACGGAATCGATAAAGGAACGATCATGACGGCAATCAATGAAAAAGACTTGACCTCAGTGGCAGATGTGACCAAACATACCAAAGCTGGCGGATCTTGTGGAAAATGTAAATCAGTGATTGGCGATGTTTTGGCTTATGCTTTAGGTGGTGAGGTCGTTTCTGCACCAACTGGGATTTGCGCATGTACTGATTTAACAAGAGATCAAATTGTCACCCAAATCTATGCGAAAAAGTTAACTTCTTCTACTGAAGTTTATCGTGAACTGAATTTTAGCAATCCAGAAGGGTGTCCAAAATGCCGACCTGCGATCAATTTCTATTTAAATGTAGCATGGCCTAAAGAACACGAAGATGAGAAAGAATCCCGTTATGTAAATGAACGTCTATACGCTAATATTCAAAATGACGGTACATTTTCTGTAATACCAAGAATGCGCGGTGGGAAAACGAATCCTCAACAATTGCTATTGATTGCCAAAGTTGCAGAAAAATATGATGTGCCAATGGTTAAAGTCACAGGTAGCCAAAGGATTGGGTTATACGGCGTGAAAAAAGATGACTTACCAAAAATTTGGGCAGAGTTAGAGATGAAATCAGCGGGAGCTTATGCAAAAGCGGTTCGTTCAGTGAAAACCTGTGTTGGCGCAAATTTCTGCCGATTTGGGACTCAAGACTCAATGGGACTAGGAATCAAATTAGAGCAACGATATGAGTTTATCGATACCCCTCATAAATTTAAAATGGGTGTATCCGCTTGCCCAAGAAGCTGTGTAGAAAGCGGAGTAAAAGACTTTGGAATTATTGGTGTGGACAATGGGTTCCAAATTTATGTTGGTGGTAATGGTGGAACGGAAGTCAAGGAAGCAGTTTTACTAACAACAGTTGAAACAGAACAAGAAGTCATCGATATTTGTGGAGCAATGCTGCAATATTATCGTGAAACGGGTATTTATGCTGAACGAACGGCTCCGTGGATAGAACGTATGGGCTTTGAGCTTGTGAAAGATGTTTTATTAGATCCAGAAAAACGCCAAGAATTATTGGCTGCATTAGATACAGCAGTCACTGGACGTCGTGGAAATCCTTGGGATGAAGTCGTGGAAGATGCCCAAACACGCCAAGAATTATATACAGTGGGGAGAGTATAA
- a CDS encoding NAD(P)H-dependent oxidoreductase codes for MKTTIIYAHPWKGSYNQAILDKVIKRLKNEQKKYQLIDLNKEQFNPVFSEKDLALFSKGQTTDPLVLQYQKMLGETEELFIIAPTWWYEFPAIVKGFFDKVMLKNIAYDDSGLSLKGLFTNIKKTTIINTGTAPKWYLKFIKGNDVKSVFINGTLKDIGIKKAKWKYIDVKTASKNQREQFLNNV; via the coding sequence ATGAAAACAACGATCATTTATGCTCATCCATGGAAGGGCAGTTACAATCAAGCAATTTTGGATAAGGTAATTAAGCGTTTAAAAAACGAGCAAAAAAAATATCAATTAATTGATTTAAATAAAGAGCAGTTCAATCCAGTTTTTTCCGAAAAAGATTTGGCTTTATTTTCTAAAGGTCAAACAACGGATCCACTGGTCCTTCAATATCAAAAGATGTTAGGGGAAACAGAAGAATTATTTATTATAGCCCCTACTTGGTGGTACGAATTTCCAGCGATCGTTAAAGGTTTTTTTGATAAAGTGATGTTAAAAAATATTGCTTATGATGATTCAGGACTGAGCTTAAAAGGCTTGTTCACTAATATAAAAAAGACGACAATCATCAACACAGGAACAGCACCAAAGTGGTACTTAAAATTCATAAAAGGAAACGATGTTAAGTCGGTTTTTATTAACGGAACATTGAAAGATATTGGTATAAAAAAAGCAAAATGGAAATACATTGATGTTAAAACTGCCTCAAAAAATCAAAGAGAACAATTTCTGAACAATGTTTAA
- a CDS encoding MerR family transcriptional regulator, whose protein sequence is MYKIKDVEREMNISLSTIRYYERQGIVIGTRQENGYRVFDEEDKILLEYLVVMKHVGFSIAEIKELLAFLKFPESDDCSQRSNQLLTEKEIEIKQKIKHEQMVLSLIKELKPKIVAKEYGQYETEINSKISTIYQEIKQSTLGESR, encoded by the coding sequence ATGTATAAGATAAAAGATGTTGAAAGAGAAATGAATATCTCACTTTCGACTATTAGATACTATGAACGCCAAGGAATTGTAATAGGAACTCGTCAAGAAAATGGGTATCGTGTGTTTGATGAAGAAGATAAAATCTTACTAGAATACCTAGTTGTAATGAAGCATGTAGGCTTTTCAATCGCAGAAATCAAAGAATTATTGGCTTTCTTGAAATTCCCGGAAAGTGATGATTGCAGTCAACGATCCAATCAGTTATTAACAGAAAAAGAAATTGAAATCAAACAAAAAATCAAACATGAACAGATGGTTTTAAGCTTGATCAAAGAGTTAAAACCCAAAATTGTTGCAAAAGAATATGGGCAGTATGAAACAGAAATCAACAGCAAAATTAGTACTATTTATCAAGAAATCAAACAATCTACGTTAGGAGAATCACGATGA
- a CDS encoding amidase domain-containing protein, with protein sequence MKKFILGLVICCSIGFGASVVYADEVVSEVNSGMDMTLGEIEDVLMAYLKEQGLDYSLHSKELSDYLYDQLTSSSDQELTKLDEYDNILAYAAEYIYLETLPEEDGKISTIEESYDMTLADVKEIVDEENLESAQTASEQENSGPRISPRGVWSNNHVSNYARTFGTRPNPAYNNYDGRGGDCTNFASQALRAGGAKDGITGYPGYIDWSSKRTSQGLKDSAAWINADAFRQYWQVKGRSVRRYSNRNDVNKNAQLGDILNYANKKTGRSWHNAVVTDKLNGNIYISQHSTNRTNWNWNSISLSLNDNYVYIIRAI encoded by the coding sequence ATGAAAAAATTTATTTTAGGGTTAGTAATTTGTTGTTCAATCGGGTTTGGAGCAAGCGTAGTTTATGCGGATGAGGTTGTTAGTGAAGTTAATTCTGGTATGGATATGACACTTGGTGAAATTGAAGATGTTTTAATGGCCTATTTAAAAGAGCAAGGATTAGACTACTCACTTCATTCCAAAGAGCTTTCTGACTATCTATATGATCAATTAACTAGTTCAAGTGATCAAGAGCTAACTAAATTAGACGAATATGATAATATATTAGCTTATGCAGCTGAATATATATATTTAGAAACACTTCCTGAAGAAGATGGGAAAATCTCAACGATTGAAGAGTCGTATGATATGACATTAGCTGATGTTAAAGAAATTGTTGATGAAGAAAATTTAGAGTCTGCACAAACAGCTTCTGAGCAAGAAAATAGTGGACCAAGAATTTCACCTCGTGGAGTCTGGTCAAATAACCATGTCTCTAATTATGCAAGAACTTTTGGAACGCGACCAAATCCAGCATACAATAATTATGATGGCAGAGGTGGAGATTGTACAAATTTTGCTTCACAAGCACTTAGAGCTGGCGGAGCGAAAGATGGAATAACAGGATATCCAGGTTACATTGACTGGTCAAGTAAAAGAACTAGCCAAGGATTAAAAGATTCTGCTGCGTGGATAAATGCAGATGCGTTTAGACAATACTGGCAAGTAAAAGGGCGTAGTGTACGAAGATATTCAAATAGAAATGATGTGAATAAAAATGCCCAGCTTGGAGATATTTTGAATTATGCAAATAAAAAAACTGGTAGATCTTGGCATAATGCTGTAGTAACGGATAAACTGAACGGAAACATTTATATTAGTCAACATAGTACAAACAGAACTAATTGGAATTGGAATAGTATATCTTTGAGCTTAAACGATAATTATGTTTATATTATTAGAGCCATTTAA
- a CDS encoding precorrin-2 dehydrogenase/sirohydrochlorin ferrochelatase family protein: MYPVMLDLTGKRIVIIGGGRIALRKTIAILNAKGQVTLVAPIFLEEFNELENIKLIKATYMAEYIKEAHLIFACTNSKAINQKIVNDASEAQWVNDCSKKENSDFYNMSTIESQDYLIALSSYGKDPAALKKKKDQFKLLLEE, encoded by the coding sequence ATGTATCCAGTAATGCTTGATTTAACAGGCAAGAGAATCGTGATCATCGGCGGTGGCCGAATCGCATTACGAAAAACCATTGCGATTTTAAACGCTAAAGGACAAGTAACACTTGTTGCACCAATTTTTTTAGAGGAATTCAATGAATTAGAAAATATAAAGCTGATTAAAGCAACCTACATGGCTGAGTATATCAAAGAAGCCCATCTAATTTTTGCTTGCACAAATTCCAAAGCCATCAATCAGAAAATCGTAAACGATGCATCAGAAGCTCAATGGGTCAATGACTGTAGTAAGAAAGAAAACAGTGATTTTTATAATATGAGTACGATCGAATCTCAGGATTATTTGATTGCGTTGTCTTCTTATGGGAAAGATCCAGCAGCTCTAAAAAAGAAGAAAGATCAATTCAAACTGTTATTAGAAGAATAA
- a CDS encoding sirohydrochlorin chelatase yields MIGVLYVFHGSQKAEKNQAATAFIKQLETKIDPALYQATAFLENHSDTIPIVAEKMIKNGVTKLIIVPVLLFAAKHALVDIPNELEAVKEQYPDVQFKQTETFGSKSGSRQVLLERFQEIEAAYPDEQLVGILVAHGTKQTDEPQQVLTEIAAEIQQQVGFSIIPTSLKGQEDYLEDIKKQVSTDQKIVIVPFFLFDGHLITIMKNKLNEAFPKTDFILSRTLEFDSRILVDLEGIVKGAITCIQ; encoded by the coding sequence GCCGAAAAAAATCAGGCAGCGACGGCGTTTATTAAGCAATTAGAAACAAAAATTGATCCAGCACTTTACCAAGCAACAGCTTTTCTAGAAAACCATTCGGACACGATTCCTATTGTTGCCGAAAAAATGATCAAAAATGGTGTCACTAAATTAATCATTGTACCAGTCTTATTATTTGCAGCGAAACATGCTTTAGTGGATATCCCGAATGAACTTGAAGCAGTCAAAGAGCAATATCCAGATGTTCAATTCAAGCAAACAGAAACCTTCGGCAGTAAAAGTGGTAGCCGTCAAGTATTGTTGGAACGATTCCAAGAAATAGAGGCGGCGTATCCAGATGAACAACTAGTAGGAATTTTAGTCGCGCATGGTACAAAACAAACGGATGAACCACAACAAGTATTAACGGAGATTGCAGCCGAAATCCAACAACAAGTCGGTTTTTCCATTATCCCAACAAGTTTGAAAGGGCAGGAAGACTACTTAGAAGATATCAAAAAACAAGTATCAACGGATCAAAAAATAGTGATTGTTCCTTTCTTTTTATTCGATGGACATTTGATTACGATCATGAAAAATAAACTTAACGAAGCGTTCCCCAAAACGGATTTTATCCTCTCAAGAACACTGGAATTTGATTCACGAATTTTAGTAGATTTAGAAGGAATTGTGAAAGGGGCTATTACATGTATCCAGTAA